One Papaver somniferum cultivar HN1 chromosome 10, ASM357369v1, whole genome shotgun sequence genomic window carries:
- the LOC113315991 gene encoding arginine--tRNA ligase, chloroplastic/mitochondrial-like: protein MGASQLRSIIFLDMIVRMLNYAGVQVCAKSQVGDSGDRIWDVDGAPDLGLAEPLPTGDLEAYGAAQAKCIDDVNGFRSRAKGALNRLNDKDSKYSHAYSIICSMSRAEYKQIYERLGVLSPDETCVSTYDKHIQDVVKDLTAKALIQKSTVTTGNQVICGEDKGIEVIIMTSDGAYSIHATLLTALVNHLKEKKDAWIVYVTDAGEARIFKCYLMLLSKQLLIAMLMIPSLRLHIWGWVILLLEIIILRLE, encoded by the exons ATGGGAGCCAGTCAGTTGAGATCCATCATATTCCTAGATATGATAGTTCGAATGTTGAACTACGCAGGTGTTCAAGTTTGTGCAAAGAGTCAAGTTGGAGATAGCGGAGATAGG ATTTGGGATGTTGATGGAGCACCTGATTTGGGGTTGGCTGAGCCGCTGCCTACAGGAGATCTGGAGGCATATGGCGCAGCACAGGCCAAATGCATTGACGATGTTAATGGCTTCAGAAGCAGAGCCAAAGGTGCTCTAAATCGTCTCAATGACAAGGATTCAAAGTATTCACATGCATATTCAATAATCTGCAGTATGAGCCGAGCAGAGTACAAGCAAATCTATGAGCGGCTCGGCGTGTTGTCTCCGGATGAAACG TGTGTCAGCACTTATGATAAGCACATTCAAGATGTGGTTAAGGATCTGACTGCGAAGGCGTTAATCCAGAAGTCAACTGTGACAACAGGTAATCAAGTTATCTGTGGTGAAGACAAAGGGATCGAAGTAATAATCATGACCAGTGACGGGGCCTACAGTATACATGCGACTTTACTAACAGCTCTTGT CAACCATCTGAAGGAGAAAAAAGATGCGTGGATAGTTTACGTGACCGATGCTGGTGAAGCGAGAATTTTCAAATGTTACTTGAT GCTGCTAAGCAAGCAACTTCTGATCGCGATGTTGATGATTCCAAGCCTAAGATTACACATATGGGGCTGGGTGATTTTGTTGCTGGAGATTATAATTCTTCGACTGGAGTGA
- the LOC113319272 gene encoding arginine--tRNA ligase, cytoplasmic-like, protein MLPVEAKKWSGEVADKIAETISIGALKYADLKNDRDNSYKFNLDEMLSKQGNSAYSIQSAHACISGLISSHGKASLEQAKGSDVRIVLLEEAELTLGRHLASFTQVVENACLALKPHFICDYFTRFDSNFLPLAILAQYLMKEERLTVAGCCCVKQPIKYLNSVSIC, encoded by the exons ATGCTTCCTGTGGAAG CAAAAAAATGGTCTGGAGAAGTGGCTGATAAAATTGCAGAGACTATTAGCATCGGTGCTCTCAA GTATGCTGACTTAAAGAATGACAGAGACAATAGTTATAAATTCAACCTGGATGAGATGCTCTCTAAGCAGGGAAACTCTGCTTACAGTATCCAGTCTGCCCATGCTTGTATATCAGGCCTCATCAGTTCACATGGGAAGGCTTCTTTGGAGCAAGCAAAAGGG AGTGATGTACGTATAGTGCTGCTTGAGGAAGCGGAGCTGACCTTGGGTCGGCACCTTGCAAGCTTCACCCAG GTTGTTGAAAATGCATGCCTGGCTTTGAAGCCCCActttatttgtgactactttactCGCTTTGACAGCAATTTTCTACCtttagcaatacttgctca ATATCTGATGAAAGAGGAGAGGTTAACTGTAGCCGGTTGTTGCTGTGTGAAGCAACCAATCAAGTATTTAAACAGTGTTTCGATTTGCTAG